Genomic segment of Salvia splendens isolate huo1 chromosome 12, SspV2, whole genome shotgun sequence:
cggtggagtagcggggctggtgggcGGTGGGCTGGACTCGCcctctcacctcctcccgagggcgaggtcggtcccagcacgtctccgagcgtcggggaCGGTCAACGGTCaggtagccgcggtcctgctgttgcgccggtgggtccCTGCACGTTGAgcggtgccgctgcgttgcggttgtcaggtagcgatcaaaccctaattgggtctgatgatctccgcgatcagataggtggccacccctctcgatgtagccaccgcggtgtcggggccaagcgtcttgcgcgcgatcgcggtatccgatgggctggtatctcggccgtgggcgacgatcaggtggatccaagtggtgtgagacgtagggtgattctggattAGGCCACGATGGCGGGCagagtacttccacccggctgctcggagggtcccaactggttacacggcgaagttgggccggctggtagggacggaatggctgtgtggcctgagggaagtcgtattgacgacggcgatagtcggcgtagtcgtatgacatgttgacgtaCTGAATAGTGGTTGCGGTAGAAATGGTGGTGATTTATTTGGGGATATGGATGAACgcagacggaggatgttgagctctcaatgaaagcaccagttgttaaggatcttcctccttaacgtcgatttccacacaaaatcaagaaacgagatgtcgtcgttgtcgagcgcccaacgttgggtcgtgacttggacggcaaaaaaaggagcggttgagcgcgagatcagcctcgtcggcaaccttaggagatgtttcttgtttgctactcaattgagccaaaagaatgataatttcatatattgattgaatgaatataaaagataacagtctatcctatttataatgttaccgacttaatgaacaagaaaacaaagatatagaaaaagatatgctaaatccctataatatctaaactaaataataataataataatagatgtTCGTATCAAAAACCCATCAAAAAATCATACCTTCCGGAAACTGCGAATGCCTTTCCTTTCTTTAGCTCTGTATGTAGCGTGTTTAATTCAATTAGTATTCATAGAGCCACCGAGCCACTATGAAGCCAGCTGCATTACCACGAATTGTATCAAATATAATTGTTATTACATAGTTTGACAAAGACAACCTGCAAAGAAATAACCACCACCAAAGACAGATATTCAATTCACAGCATGAACCACACACACTAGATCGTGCAGTTCTATTTCTCCATCGTAGGCACAGGAAAACTTACAGACGGACATGAAGTATTATCTGTTAGGTTTaatatactgaaaagcatgtttcgagcaagttcgcgtgaatagaatcttgcttgtatacgaaaaactctacaatccacttttaacccgattcggtattattcgagcagtatCGCACGAATAtgatcagtatattattacattgtgtttgcttgtgcatttataagatgttttataaacaattaaatgtataagaagcaaacaaagtctaagtcttttgcttagtagactggatgtgggcgtcgtccactttaaggtaacacagtcggttctatgcaatgctttgcaaaagaaaaagaagaatttcacaacccagataggcttagactacctatcgtgaaaggttgcaatgccagtccgattatttctaagcctttctgaaataagatgacattggtgtggtatagcactgaatggatctaactgcaagacgtgtctttatgctatctactaaaagactaggtcttgataaaatactatttcttaatctacatacgttagcattgagcatacggtattgattatgcattactttgacttatcaattggtgcgagtttttcgcaactcaataatcctgatatattgggtagtggtgattaatatctagaggtgctaggattgctacagtgttgaatcgtgcgtgaggtgagtctcgtttgataatgtccttaAGAGAAGTTTGAACAaggtttttattattcggaaactggccagttggaatttaattattccatgaataataaataaatgtttcttgctaagtccactattagaataaataagattttgattaattaagtccatagcagacattaattaattaatggacattcatatcttaagcgcgggaaataaacaataaacataacggaaacccggattacttgtaatttcggatttggatgggcaatgcaatattacttctgtagtggctgctcgtaatatttcaatatacgcttatattaaattgtgggttcaatttaattagtaaaaaaggCCATATGCAAAACCTTCTATAGATCTCTTACTGGGCCCAATaagaacttaatataaataggagaataaatgagacataaaatacaattatcattctatgaaattttcgtccccttcTCTAATTAGTagaggagctcgaaaattcttcagctctcctccatgaggaatttctgtcttctttattcgagtcctagtattttgataagatcagcccaccctgatatcgagatacagttcgggaaccagtcagaagatctgtggtctagtattgaagaccATCACGTGGaaaaggcgcgagcaatcgatgattctttggagaatcaaatcggtaaccctaaaccgtagaaatcatgttttaggatttatattctttaagcatgaattatttgtgtTCTAGCAGGCAGTTatttgtttaacatgtgaattgattaatcgcataatcggtcaaatagatccttatctgatttatttattttgtactagtcttccgctgtgcaaggggcaccaaaccccaacaattggtatcaaagACAATTTTTAGCTCTGATTATGtgaattaatttcatgttatgtgaatttcTTGAACGAGTGTGATTTGTATCGTTTTCTTTGATGACGTTGAACAcgaagaaaaacaaattaacgTCACGAATCTTTATGCCATGACGTCTGATTTATTCACAAGTAGCAATTTTTATGTGAATACGGTAATCAGTTTTGTCACGActgccctttagggttaataaatacgggcgatcgtgattaaaagaactcAGTAAACAGACGAAGAAAACTATtatttcaataaagagtttgaacaataattagtatttaaaaaaaacgaccaagggtttgacattatccaaaagaTATCAAGTtttcaaatattcaaataattaggttcaaagctaaataAATGATGCgtaaaaacaatgtctcagcggaagcgttcaagagaagagtgtcgtcatgtgtggagacacaacgacactcgaagTTCAAAGATAACGATAACCAAATAATACTTCAAttttaattgctcaacaccaccaattgctcgccgccgctcaacctgcacataaggaaaacacatgcagggttgagtactataaaaatactcagtgaacttatgccgaaaacaagttatcaaaataatatttatcatgccatccataagtaaccatcgaggtttagctttagaaaggcccgaggcactcaaaattattcccattgtaaaaagtcgactgatcagtcattttcccatagaggTTAACCATATCTACACATATATgacatggaatgtggccacaaaccaagtcactagaccggccaacccatacgctagcacacagtctaccataggtgtacactaatcgtTGCGGCCCCTACGAGGACCctaattcgatttaaataataatggcaaaagccacatcagataggcacgttaaaatcaaaacacggcatgatttcattcccatcgataaaatatttaggacatcgtccttatttaaaagaaagtccacctcgactgcttaatcCACAAGTATTTTCTTCCCCTTGGTATCACGTTGCGCTTGCGAGGATTCACCTTTAGCATttagataatacataaatcaacacccttttcaaataagtaaataaaatgcatgcatcctatgtcTCCAATTATTTTCCCGTTCAAGATTATAAATTTTTCCCAATCAGAGACTTAGATGTTTTCGATTAATTTCAGCTGCTCACGCCCCAACCAATTATATTAGAAACAAGCCCAAaccaaataataattaaatcccTCAAgtctttatttaataaaaatgaggaattaataatagaaaatatttttttatactcccATTTCATAACAGTACGTACACTTAGTCAAACACTAAAAgttaaagaaataaacaaataaaactaTTACTCAAAgttaaagaaataaacaaataaatctctctctctccaattcaCAAAACAGAAACAATCCCAACTCCCATCTCTTTTTCCTAAACTTTTGTATTATCATTCTCAAAACTCTCTCTGTGACAAAGACTTCCACCTCTCTCTCTAGTTCTCAAATTGGAAAAACAAAGTCAGGCAGCTCCATCTCTCTCATTCTGCTGTCTTAGTTCACACACTGCAGTTGTAACTCTCACGCCGGGCGTCGGTCGGCATCAGCATCTCCGTCGCCGGCGCCTTAGACGAGTGCCGCCGCCTCTCCCGACAAATCCGTCCCTCTCCCCCTTTTTCCCACTcaaaactaatattttatttatttcacaGTTTTACTAAATTTCAGAGTTGATTAATGAATTGGCAAACTATACGATTCAAAGATGGCCAAAGCACTTCATCGGGAAATTAAAGATTAGAGCTTGAACATTGAAAAGGTCTCTCAAAAGATTTCAAAGTGCTGTATTAATTTCATGAGATGCACAAGAATGGAATAGGAATTGGGTGGCTGAGGTATACCTACAACAATAGATGGTCTATGGATTTGCTTTTAGTGACTTCTGTTTCTTCCTCTCTGTATTTGGATTACTGGTTTCTGTCAAAATGAGTTTTCTGTGTCAATGTGAACCTTATCTTGTGAGAAAAGGGATGATGGAAATTAATTTGGAGGTTACCTCTGCAGATAAGGAATCAAAACTCTTGCCTTCGGCTGAGAATTGAGAGAAGGAGGCCGGAGGAGCAGAATGGGGTAGAAATACCGAGAGTAAAATGTGGTAACTAATTCTAAAAATAATTGGAATTATAGGTTGATTGATGGTTTAGATTTGGAAGAGATTCACGGAGTGGGATACTATTTTTTGAACGTGGGAAAGGAGTGGGATACGATTTTTTTGAATGTGGGATtaactaattttatttctttcgaATTTTATTTGCAGAGGAAAAATCTCTggagaatatttatttaaaatttaaactaaggaaagtcttggtgaccaagtcaaggaggaaaatatataatttaattagtttgattcacggtcctttgtattttatttaaattatgcagcccacaatttattttccagaaggctggatttttgtattatttattcaatttatcggatccaacacgaaatttagtccaataaatattcctcacggaaaggaattatttagattcgcattgtgatttacttcacaaatttctagctctcataacaaattatcaattattcaaaaataattaaaatcaccacacatcaattattcaaagcagtcacgtcacatattcaacaaagttAACCCAGTCAAAATTCCAACTCTAAATTAGGTCACGAAAAGTATCCAACAACAATTCCACTCGACAATTAATCCATGGTCTTCGCAACATTAAAAGTATTAAAtataagtactttagggttcgaaaattagggttaaaaaagtggggcgttacaagtTTCATCATATTTGCTTCTTGATTGGTGGAGGATTAATTGCATGCACATGATGGTATTCTTGTCTTGTGGAGAATTCATGACATAATTTTATGCGCcgcaattttttaatttctcttgGACGGTGGAATTCATTACGTGAATTGGAGAATTCCTGCAACTAAGCGTGCGGAGGACGCAGTAATCGCACCTACGTCGTGAGAATTCCTGTCTCGACGGTGCAGCAGCAGCAACGGCTGCGGAGCAGTGGGAGTCTGACAGAGGGATGATCGGCAAGGCGGTGCAGGAGCAgtgtaatagccgagacctagattctcgagaattttgaaataaatactagaaatttaaagaatgagaatgagagagtatttgtttatttcttgAGTAAAAGAAATACAACACATAGAATTTCTAGCTAATAAATTACAAATGcttgaaataaaatacacaccaACTATTTTTGAGTTTTTCATACATGTTGgaaccagtggcggatccaggaatttatatttggGGGTGCGAGTCATATGATAAATCATTATAtaacataccaaaaataaaaactaatactaaaagcaatatattttgaaatatacaaattttagagtcatacatttcaaaatacaaaaataaactacattatatctaatttatttttcgacGAGTCTTCAATTCTTCAAAACGATTCACTATATCATCATCGGATACTTGTAGAAACACATCTTTCTCAATGAAAGTGACCAAACAATCGTTCAAAGGTTGATCACCCATTTTATTTCTCAACTTATTCTTCACAAACGTCATTCTAGAAAACACTCTCTCTACACTTGCAGTGGCAACCGgaagaatcaaaatcaacttgatAAGCAAAACCACACGCGAATAAACCACATCTCTTTTTGTTTCAACAAGCTTCACCAAAAGAGAACTAATATCTCGCAAATTCTGAAAGTCTTCATCACTTCTCATATCTCCAATGAATATATCAAGTTGGTACTCAAGCTCCATCAAATCAATGTTTGAAAAATCGGAAGGATAAAAAGTGGCAAGTTTGAGTACCTTTCCTTGTCAAAAGAAGAGAAGCCATCTTTAGGATTGAAGCAagccatacatctgagcaactCCATATTAACTTCATCGAATCGATTATCTGTTCTTGAAGTAATAAGTCAATCACTTTGATAAACACATCAACACGAAAATGATGAAGATATGAAACTTGTTGAACAAAACGTTTTGATCTTCCATGAGGGCTATAGTGAGCTTTCATATCTGGAACAACAATGTCATGTTTATTGCAAATTGAGATTACCTTGTTCAAGTGAATCTCCCATCCATCCTCCCTCATTTTCTGTAGTTGATCTTTGGTTAAAGTGACAAGCCTCATAGCATTAATGATGTTTTGATCTCTTCTTTGCAAAGCAAGACACAAATTGTTAGTGTACCCAAATATAGTAGTCATTAGTTGTGCCATAAACACGAAATCAAATGACTCTAGTAAGTACAAAATGCCTTGAGCTTTTCCCTTATCATCGAAAACGGAATATTTCTTTCCAATCATCGTAAGAACTTCAAAAATTGTAGAAAATAAGTCCATGATATTCAAAAGAGTCTTGTAGTGAGAACTCCAACGAGTGTCTCCAGGCCTCTTCAAACTAAGTTCTTGATTCAACCCCGATCCCGATTCAAGTTCACCAATTTCCGAAGCTTGTGCAACTTTTTGTGCTTGAATTTCGTGATGCAATTCATTTCTCTTACAAGAAACTCCAATTACATTCAACAAAATACTAACAGTTTCAAAAAGCCAACTACAATCATCGTTCTTTTTTGAAATGGCTACCAATGTTAGTTGAAGCTGGTGGGCAAAGCAATGTACGTAGTAAGCGCTTGGAGTATCTTTCATGATCAAAGTCTTGAGTCCATGTATCTCACCCTTCATGTTACTAGCCCCATCATATCCTTGCCCTCGAATCTTGGATGGGCTTAATGAATGTTCAACAAGTAAAGTCATAATTGCACTTTTAAGAGACAAAGATGTAGTATCACCAACATGTACAAGACCAATGAATCGTTCAACTACCTTTCCCCTTTTCTTTTCAACATAGCGCAAACAAAGAGCCAGTTGTTCCTTTTGGGACACATTACTAGATTCATCGGCTAATATAGCAAAGTAGTCATCACCAAGATCGTCCACAATTCTCTTCATTGTTTCTTTAGCACAACAATTGATGATGTCTTTTTGAATAGTTGGAGATGTCAATTGACAATTTCCAGGGGCATTTTCCAAAGTCACTTTTGAAATAACTTCATTATGTGCCTTCAACCATTTTAAAAGTTCAAGAAAATTTCCCCTATTAAGGGAATCTTCACCTTCCCTGTGACCACGAAATGCCATGCCTTGTCCCAATAGGTAACGTAAACAAGAAATTGAAGCCTTCAAGCGATCATTATATTCGTTGTTAATCACATCTCTAACATTATCTAAAGAAACCAAAATCAATTTCTTTTTGCCATCCCTCAAGTTCACATATTTCTCGTAAGCAATATTATGAGCACTTCTAACTCCACCAATATGTTTTATAAATCATTCCGGCTTATTCCACGACTTAAATCCTTTATTCACAAATGCATCACCCCCCGCATGTCCAACTTCATTCTTGAACAAGTAGCATACAAAACAAAATGCAGCATCTTCATCCATACTATATTCAAGCCAATCCCATTTATCAAACCATGAAACCATAAACCGATGACGCGAACCTCCAACTTCTTTTTGAGGAAAAGAAAATGTTCTTGGCTGACAAGGTTTTCTAAGAATATACGCCCTCCTAATTGTATCTCGCTCATTTGGAGGATATTTCATTATATCGGTTCTTCTAATAGGATCATGATGAAGTTTTTCGATATCATAAATCAATTCTTCCTCATGTAATGGCACACTAACATCTAAAGGAGATACAATACCAATTGAATTTGAAGCCGGAGAGCTTGAAGGTGGAGAGCTTGAAAGTGGAGTGCTTGAAGCCGGAAAGCTTGAAAGTGGAGTGCTTGAAGCCGGAGAGCTTGAAGGTAGAGAGCTTGAAGCCGGAGAGCTTGAACTATCATGAGTTTTTCTCCTTTTGGACATAAATTGTTGAAGATCGGATTGTTTTCTcgtcactttttattttatttcctacaCACGATGTCATTACAAAATTTGTCATAATAAATATTGACCATTCAATTCTAATGTTGTGCATTCACAACAATTATAACTAGACATAAAAAACAACTTATCATAGAAGTCAGaagatcaaatttttaaaattgaaacacaataatttagaatccaaaacaacaattaagctatttaaaattaaatacttgtGCATTTAATACTCTATAATCCCTAAAATAATACATAATTGAGAATTTCTCATCCACAAATAATTGGAAGCACGGCTGTTTTCAATTCACCCCAATTCCAAGACAATAAGAGAGAGTCATAAAGTGTAAAACATTATTCTATTTTGCACAAGCCGCCAAAATCCCTAAATTATTTAATGAACTAAACTTTTACACCTAAATTCCTAATCACTCACCTTTTCAACAAAGAacaaaatgtatgatgaaaatTGAGGCGGCAAGTCACAGAAGAAGGCAAGAAACCAGAGTTGGAGAGCGGTAGTCAGCAGCAGAAGAAGGCAAGAAGCAGAAGCAGTCGGCGGTTTTCAATTGGGGATGGCAATaggtttgttatttttattgtgttctgTAAAAAATgctttgaattaaaattaaattttaccactttgatttattaaatgtattttatttcttttctagtATTTATTGGAGGAATAACCAAATATGGACTAGGGGGACATTAGTTTTTGGCCGCGTAGTTTTTGGAGTAGCCAAATAGGGGgacattatacatatattattaatataaactcagaatttgtatttaaatatatactactaaaaaaaaattatttttttggggGTACACTCGTACCCCCTTTGTCCCTACTCCCTCCGCCACTAGTTGGAACGAAGATAGAAAATTTAAAGTCGAACTACACTATTACAAAATAGGAAGAGAAGATTAACTAGTTTTGGGCCTCCTCCTTGGCTTAGTTTTAGCCCAGATTCCCGAAGGCCCGTTGGGCCAAGTCGACGAGACAGCAGTCGGGGAGAGTCAGCCTCTTGTCCCTGCCAGAAACATACAAGTAGCCAAAGAAAATGCATAAGGGATAGAGTGTTTAAAACAACCACGTTAGAAAGGGGAAAGGTAGTATTACCTTTCCGAAAAGTGAGTGAGAGCTGGGCAGAGGAGCAAGTTCAGCCAACAGGATTTCATCCTCTGCAGAGCTGGGCAGAGGAGCTACACTCTGCAAGGCTGAATCCCTGCAGCTCGTACTCCATTCATACCTGCTATTTGCTATGGAGAATCAATCAATTATGGTGCACCCCCATATGCCACCAAAATCGGTTAGAAAAGAGC
This window contains:
- the LOC121757745 gene encoding zinc finger MYM-type protein 1-like, whose amino-acid sequence is MSKRRKTHDSSSSPASSSLPSSSPASSTPLSSFPASSTPLSSSPPSSSPASNSIGIVSPLDVSVPLHEEELIYDIEKLHHDPIRRTDIMKYPPNERDTIRRAYILRKPCQPRTFSFPQKEVGGSRHRFMVSWFDKWDWLEYSMDEDAAFCFVCYLFKNEVGHAGDNVRDVINNEYNDRLKASISCLRYLLGQGMAFRGHREGEDSLNRGNFLDGNCQLTSPTIQKDIINCCAKETMKRIVDDLGDDYFAILADESSNVSQKEQLALCLRYVEKKRGKVVERFIGLVHVGDTTSLSLKSAIMTLLVEHSLSPSKIRGQGYDGASNMKGEIHGLKTLIMKDTPSAYYVHCFAHQLQLTLVAISKKNDDCSWLFETVSILLNVIGVSCKRNELHHEIQAQKVAQASEIGELESGSGLNQELSLKRPGDTRWSSHYKTLLNIMDLFSTIFEVLTMIGKKYSVFDDKGKAQGILYLLESFDFVFMAQLMTTIFGYTNNLCLALQRRDQNIINAMRLVTLTKDQLQKMREDGWEIHLNKYSSQSCHLKQSQSRQPEAGKIKEVDLQQQPRPYGYKAIKFATKKKAKRMANAAVAEAILRLEKLVISQGGEMAQTR